The Ruminococcaceae bacterium R-25 DNA segment TTGTATGTATCGTATTTTCCGAAAACAGCGGCAACAGTATAAGGCAGCGCGATGCCCTTGAGGATGGTGGCCTTTTCGGAGGTGATATCCGTACCTGCGGGTGTCTTTGTCTTGCCATTATCAGTTATTCTCGTAGGTCCTGAAAGTGTCGGCGTATCTCAGATTCGGTTTGATATAAACAGGCTTGGCGTGGCCTGTCGCGAGCATGATCTCGTTGACCATTATGTATGTGCTTCCGGTATCGATCCAGACATAAGCCAGTGTCCTCTCATACTGGTCGTAACGGCCTTCATCGTATTCAAGATAGACGGTCTTAACATCAGCTAAGAGCTCTTTCAAAAACTTGGAAGCATCTCTGCCTTCTTCGGTATTCTTGCTCTCGTCTTCCAGAACTGATTCGGGAGCATTGATTCCGGTAAGACGGACCCTCAGCCTGTTGCCGTCAGGGTCGTGGACGATTATCGTGTCGCCGTCAACCACGCGTTCCAATTCGCAGGGCACTAAAACAGAAGGGTCGATCTGGAGCGTGACGCCGAAGGGAAGATCTGTGCCGCCGATATCGTTCTCGGAATAGGCGGAAGCTTCAGTATCGGTCGTTTCCTTGTAGACCGTCTGCTGGGGTCTTGGCTCAAAGCAGCCCGTAAGAAGGACGGATACCAGCGCCAAACATAGTGCCACGGCAGGAATCGAGCGCAAAAAGCGCCTGGAAATCCCTGTTTTCGAGAGGCATGATACCGGGTTAACATCTGACTTTATTACATTTTTCATTAAAGTATTTTAATCCATAATTTTTGCTCTGCAAATACGGACAATCTATGTTAGAATTCTGTCTAGTAATTTTTCATATATTAATTAAGGGGGCGTAAGAATATGCCAAAGAGAGAAGATATCAACAAGATCCTCATCATCGGTTCAGGTCCTATCATCATCGGCCAGGCTTGCGAGTTCGACTATTCCGGAACCCAGGCTTGTAAGGCTTTGAGAAAGCTCGGTTACGAGATCGTTCTCGTAAATTCCAATCCTGCAACCATCATGACTGACCCTGATGTAGCTGACAGAACCTACATCGAACCGCTCAACGTTAAGAGACTTGAGCAGATCATTGCAAAAGAGCGTCCTGATGCACTTCTCCCTAACTTAGGCGGACAGTCAGGCCTCAACCTCTGTTCAGAGCTTGCCAAAGCAGGTATTCTCGAAAAGTACAGCGTACAGGTAATCGGCGTACAGGTCGATGCCATCGAGAGAGGTGAGGACAGAATCGAGTTCAAGGAGACAATGACTTCCTTGGGAATCGAGATGCCCAGATCCCACGAAGCATATTCTGTAGAAGAAGCAGTCAAGATCGCAGATGATCTCGGCTACCCTGTCGTTATCAGGCCTGCTTACACAATGGGCGGCGCAGGCGGCGGCCTTGTTTACAACATCGACGAGCTTAAGACAGTAGTCGAGAGAGGTCTTGCAGCTTCCATGATCCACCAGGTACTCGTTGAAGAGTCCATCAGCGGTTGGGAAGAGCTCGAGCTCGAAGTTGTAAGAGACGCTAAGGACAACGTAATCACAGTCTGCTTCATCGAAAACATCGACCCTATCGGCGTTCACACAGGTGACTCTTTCTGCTCCGCGCCGATGCTTACTATCTC contains these protein-coding regions:
- a CDS encoding nuclease-like protein, which encodes MKNVIKSDVNPVSCLSKTGISRRFLRSIPAVALCLALVSVLLTGCFEPRPQQTVYKETTDTEASAYSENDIGGTDLPFGVTLQIDPSVLVPCELERVVDGDTIIVHDPDGNRLRVRLTGINAPESVLEDESKNTEEGRDASKFLKELLADVKTVYLEYDEGRYDQYERTLAYVWIDTGSTYIMVNEIMLATGHAKPVYIKPNLRYADTFRTYENN